One Bradyrhizobium zhanjiangense DNA segment encodes these proteins:
- a CDS encoding WcaI family glycosyltransferase, whose translation MRVLLVGINYAPDLIGVAKYNAELCESLAADGHEVRVVTAPPYYPAWKIPPAFKSSYFRPRDVDGVRVTRVPIYVPGHPSGAKRLVHHSSFALTSAAPVLFEALSWRPDVMIAVAPSLMSAAFVSFVARRVGAKSWLHVQDFEVDAAFDLGLLRNHSLRKWMLRTEAAILKSFDRVSTISEAMLLRLVIKGLAPNKALEVRNWIDTSTVCPGSRMTKYRRQLNLGEGDIVALYSGTMSNKQGLDLVIEAAVRLEQSHPNVHFILTGEGPHKTRLEQMGAGHSNVHFFGLQPNESFNELMATADFHLIPQKAEAADLVLPSKLGAIFASARPVIAMAEEGTGLSVEVAGAGLVIPPGDLSALEVAVCQLSESPALRRRYGDEGRKRALERWDRWTIVRRWAEVMAGESNSTGKEESGSVGANDNVALPVEDAVRVP comes from the coding sequence ATGCGTGTTCTCTTGGTGGGCATCAACTATGCCCCAGATCTGATCGGCGTTGCGAAATACAACGCCGAGCTCTGCGAAAGCTTGGCAGCCGACGGTCATGAAGTTCGAGTCGTTACGGCGCCCCCTTATTATCCGGCCTGGAAGATCCCCCCCGCATTCAAATCGTCGTACTTCAGACCGAGAGATGTTGACGGCGTTCGAGTAACACGTGTGCCGATTTATGTGCCCGGACATCCCTCGGGCGCTAAACGGCTGGTCCATCACTCTTCGTTCGCGCTCACGAGCGCGGCGCCGGTCCTCTTCGAGGCGCTATCCTGGCGACCCGACGTTATGATCGCCGTCGCGCCATCGCTGATGTCGGCTGCCTTCGTCTCGTTCGTCGCTCGTCGCGTCGGCGCAAAATCATGGCTTCATGTGCAGGATTTCGAGGTGGACGCGGCATTCGATCTTGGTCTGCTGCGCAACCATTCACTGCGCAAGTGGATGTTGAGAACGGAAGCTGCAATCCTCAAATCATTCGATCGCGTCTCAACTATTTCTGAGGCGATGCTGCTGCGCCTGGTCATCAAAGGGCTAGCGCCCAACAAAGCGCTTGAGGTCAGAAACTGGATTGATACCAGCACGGTCTGCCCCGGATCACGAATGACAAAATACCGCCGGCAGTTAAACCTCGGCGAGGGCGATATTGTTGCGCTCTACTCTGGAACGATGTCGAACAAGCAGGGGCTCGATCTCGTAATCGAGGCTGCGGTCAGATTGGAGCAAAGCCATCCAAATGTTCACTTTATTCTTACCGGCGAGGGACCGCACAAAACGAGGCTCGAGCAGATGGGCGCCGGACATTCCAACGTCCATTTTTTTGGACTTCAGCCCAACGAGAGCTTCAACGAATTGATGGCGACGGCCGATTTTCATCTCATTCCGCAGAAGGCCGAGGCGGCCGATCTGGTGTTGCCCTCGAAACTTGGTGCGATCTTCGCGTCCGCGCGGCCGGTCATCGCGATGGCCGAAGAAGGTACGGGGCTGTCGGTGGAAGTGGCCGGCGCCGGTCTCGTGATTCCGCCGGGAGATTTGTCAGCTCTGGAAGTTGCGGTCTGCCAGCTCAGTGAGTCGCCCGCACTCCGCCGGCGTTACGGCGATGAAGGACGAAAGCGCGCCCTCGAGCGATGGGATCGGTGGACCATCGTTCGGCGGTGGGCGGAAGTCATGGCAGGCGAGTCCAACTCAACTGGGAAAGAGGAAAGCGGCTCGGTAGGCGCTAACGACAACGTTGCATTGCCGGTGGAGGATGCGGTTCGTGTGCCCTGA
- a CDS encoding GDP-L-fucose synthase family protein, producing the protein MTGVSTYDLTGKRVFVAGHRGMVGSAVVRRLASENCIVLTADRRELDLTKEEPTLKWLQANRPDVVVHAAAKVGGIAANNSFPVDFLCDNLAVELNVIRASHTVGVQRLLFLGSSCIYPKHAKQPIAESELLTGPLEPTNEWYAIAKIAGLKMCQAYRRQYGDDFISVMPTNLYGRGDNYHPDHSHVPAALIRRFHEAKIANAPSVSVWGTGAPLREFLNVDDFADACVFLLKNYSSDLPINVGSGDELSIADFAAAVAAVVGYGGKLAFDISKPDGTPRKLLDSSRIRGLGWQPNVALQAGLATAYADFLEGYGRHLEVSATR; encoded by the coding sequence ATGACAGGGGTTTCAACCTACGATCTCACGGGCAAACGTGTCTTTGTCGCGGGTCACCGCGGCATGGTCGGATCAGCTGTCGTCCGAAGGCTTGCATCAGAGAATTGCATTGTGCTGACGGCCGACCGGCGTGAACTGGACCTCACAAAGGAAGAGCCCACGCTGAAATGGCTGCAGGCCAATCGTCCCGACGTGGTGGTGCACGCCGCTGCGAAGGTCGGTGGTATCGCAGCCAACAACAGTTTCCCGGTCGACTTTCTCTGCGACAATCTTGCGGTGGAATTGAACGTCATCCGCGCAAGTCACACGGTTGGCGTGCAGCGCCTGTTGTTCCTCGGCTCATCCTGTATCTATCCCAAGCACGCCAAGCAGCCGATCGCCGAAAGCGAATTGCTGACGGGGCCGCTTGAGCCGACCAACGAGTGGTATGCGATCGCCAAGATTGCCGGCCTCAAAATGTGCCAGGCGTATCGTCGGCAGTATGGCGATGATTTCATCTCGGTGATGCCGACCAATCTCTACGGCCGCGGCGACAATTATCATCCGGACCATAGTCACGTCCCTGCAGCGCTGATCCGGCGCTTCCACGAAGCCAAGATCGCCAATGCGCCGAGCGTCTCCGTATGGGGCACCGGCGCGCCGCTCCGCGAATTTCTCAACGTCGACGATTTCGCCGATGCCTGCGTTTTCCTTCTGAAGAATTATTCGAGCGACCTGCCGATAAACGTCGGTAGTGGTGATGAGTTATCGATCGCAGACTTCGCGGCGGCCGTAGCGGCAGTCGTGGGTTACGGAGGCAAGCTGGCGTTCGATATCTCCAAGCCTGACGGAACGCCACGCAAGCTGCTGGATAGCTCGAGAATTCGCGGGCTTGGTTGGCAACCGAACGTCGCTTTGCAGGCCGGTCTCGCGACGGCCTACGCAGATTTCTTGGAAGGCTACGGACGTCATCTGGAAGTCAGCGCAACGCGCTGA
- a CDS encoding ABC transporter substrate-binding protein → MRAPTASRAAAVKLLLDGPYGARFAGELAASRQGYFSSRIEVSAQPEDPDFVQTIARQHAIGVTSGQKFLLASWRGVPVTAFAASFLDTSVAIFTLEASGLRRPADLVGKRVGYRRASEGDVVFDAMMAQLGLPRSQITKVPGRDSFEALRAGEVDAIITAIDEQPDPSSSAFVKLNVIKPQDYGIHVPGLVYFASNGLVHEQPSMIADILQGLIRGWQFTYADYARSVPVLAGAGPARLSPERLKFELQQQRPLVLPTGGRIGDYDESRWRTLRDILIFAKLGEEDVPLAQTVNYQFLRDVYRRSPDLAAPGAWSEEK, encoded by the coding sequence ATGCGAGCTCCGACAGCTTCCAGGGCCGCCGCAGTCAAGCTCCTCCTGGACGGGCCATATGGCGCGCGGTTTGCCGGCGAACTCGCGGCATCCAGACAGGGATACTTCTCCTCCCGCATTGAGGTGTCGGCCCAGCCTGAAGATCCTGACTTCGTCCAAACCATTGCACGCCAACATGCCATCGGCGTGACCAGCGGCCAGAAGTTCTTGCTGGCGAGCTGGCGTGGCGTGCCCGTGACCGCGTTTGCTGCGAGCTTTCTCGATACTTCTGTCGCGATTTTTACGCTCGAAGCCTCGGGATTGCGGCGGCCGGCTGACCTGGTCGGAAAGCGGGTCGGATACCGCAGGGCGAGTGAGGGAGATGTCGTTTTCGATGCGATGATGGCGCAGCTCGGGCTTCCCCGGAGTCAGATCACCAAGGTCCCAGGCCGCGACAGCTTCGAGGCGCTGCGGGCCGGGGAGGTGGATGCGATCATCACCGCAATCGACGAGCAACCCGATCCCTCCAGTTCGGCTTTCGTGAAGCTAAATGTCATCAAGCCGCAAGACTACGGCATCCATGTCCCTGGCTTGGTCTACTTCGCGAGCAATGGTCTCGTCCATGAACAGCCATCCATGATTGCCGACATCCTTCAGGGCCTCATTCGAGGATGGCAATTTACCTATGCGGACTATGCACGGAGCGTGCCCGTTCTCGCCGGCGCCGGCCCGGCCAGGCTGAGCCCTGAGCGGCTGAAATTCGAGCTGCAGCAGCAGCGGCCGTTGGTGCTGCCGACGGGCGGTCGTATTGGCGACTACGACGAAAGCCGCTGGCGGACGCTCCGGGATATTCTCATTTTCGCCAAGCTCGGCGAGGAAGACGTGCCGCTGGCTCAGACGGTCAACTACCAGTTCCTCCGGGATGTGTACCGCCGTTCACCCGACCTCGCTGCCCCGGGCGCCTGGAGCGAGGAAAAGTAG
- a CDS encoding undecaprenyl-phosphate glucose phosphotransferase — translation MAVIDAALIVVSGIGCAVGYHVATAGTLGKADVYAAASLLVAINFVLLTIVQQGYRLKAVTDLGRTFRMTLTTWTFLFGALLAIAFTMKVSDEFSRGTTISFYLVGLAVLLAWKTAAARWTAHALRTGAFANGRAIMIAEFGLATSSNAVDDLGQHGYRLMRVMEVRPKELDSPLLLSSLAPRFEELISYARENRIEHVFLLINWSRQHAIDSILDVLKILPLPVHLVPDANTARFLRYPLEGTGNTFTAELRRAPLSYRERALKRALDLVGASLALLVFAPVMLVTAIVIKLTSKGPVFFRQTRHGFGGRAFRIFKFRTMRVLEDGPTIVQAQKNDPRVTPIGKWLRKTSIDELPQLLNVLKGDMSLVGPRPHAAAHNTEYEQIIGNYAFRHHVKPGITGWAQVNGYRGETRTLELMQKRVEHDLWYINNWSLWLDVKIVLRTGFAGLVSKGAY, via the coding sequence ATGGCCGTGATCGATGCGGCGCTGATCGTGGTCAGCGGGATCGGCTGCGCGGTCGGCTATCACGTCGCAACCGCCGGTACGCTCGGCAAGGCCGACGTCTATGCGGCGGCGAGCCTGCTCGTTGCGATCAATTTCGTGCTTCTGACCATCGTGCAGCAGGGCTACCGGCTGAAGGCCGTCACCGACTTAGGCCGCACGTTCCGGATGACGCTGACGACGTGGACCTTTCTGTTCGGCGCGCTGCTGGCGATCGCCTTCACGATGAAGGTCAGCGACGAATTCTCCCGCGGCACCACGATCTCGTTCTATCTGGTCGGCCTCGCCGTCCTGCTCGCCTGGAAAACCGCCGCCGCGCGCTGGACCGCGCATGCCTTGCGCACCGGCGCCTTCGCCAACGGCCGCGCGATCATGATCGCCGAGTTCGGCCTTGCCACCTCGTCCAACGCGGTCGACGACCTCGGCCAGCACGGCTACCGCCTGATGCGGGTGATGGAGGTCCGGCCCAAGGAGCTCGATTCGCCGCTGCTGCTGTCGTCGCTGGCGCCGCGCTTCGAGGAGCTGATCAGTTACGCGCGGGAGAACCGGATCGAGCACGTCTTCCTGCTGATCAACTGGAGCCGGCAGCATGCGATCGACAGCATTCTGGACGTGCTGAAGATCCTCCCGCTTCCGGTGCATCTGGTGCCGGACGCCAACACGGCGCGCTTCCTGCGCTATCCGCTCGAAGGCACCGGCAACACCTTCACCGCCGAGCTGCGCCGCGCCCCACTCTCTTATCGCGAACGCGCGCTCAAGCGCGCGCTGGACCTCGTCGGCGCGAGCCTTGCGCTGCTGGTGTTCGCGCCGGTGATGCTGGTGACCGCGATCGTGATCAAGCTGACCTCGAAGGGCCCGGTGTTCTTCCGCCAGACCCGCCACGGCTTTGGCGGGCGTGCGTTCAGGATCTTCAAGTTCCGCACCATGCGCGTGCTCGAGGACGGCCCGACGATCGTGCAGGCGCAGAAGAACGACCCGCGCGTCACGCCAATCGGCAAATGGCTGCGCAAGACCTCGATCGACGAGCTGCCGCAGCTCCTCAACGTGCTCAAGGGCGACATGTCGCTGGTCGGCCCCCGCCCGCACGCGGCCGCCCACAACACCGAATATGAGCAGATCATCGGCAACTACGCCTTCCGCCACCACGTCAAGCCCGGCATCACCGGCTGGGCCCAGGTTAATGGTTATCGCGGAGAAACCCGCACGCTCGAGCTGATGCAGAAGCGCGTGGAGCATGACCTGTGGTACATCAATAATTGGAGCTTGTGGTTGGACGTGAAGATTGTACTTCGAACTGGTTTTGCAGGCTTAGTTAGTAAGGGCGCATATTGA
- a CDS encoding class I SAM-dependent methyltransferase, whose amino-acid sequence MGRHVSYDTQTINSPNPIARFAHRTRASRSVALATKYLPKGGTICDFGAGTGLFLTGLGDSRPDAKLYAVEPYMPASADTRIRYVSDFSGLSEKLDLLVCFETCEHLSDDQLNAFLEEGAKSLRSTGTLIVSVPIMMGPVLLLKELNRAFLFRRKSDYSLSELIAGTFARPVERAANRLPTHKGFDFRWLRQMISQYFTVEEEFYSPLPLPWWANSQVFLVCRPGAS is encoded by the coding sequence ATGGGACGACACGTTTCCTACGATACACAGACGATAAACTCGCCCAATCCGATTGCTAGATTTGCGCATCGAACGCGGGCCTCCCGATCAGTTGCTTTGGCCACCAAATATCTGCCGAAGGGCGGAACGATTTGTGATTTCGGAGCCGGCACAGGGCTATTCTTGACGGGTCTAGGCGACAGCAGGCCCGATGCCAAGTTATACGCTGTTGAACCTTATATGCCGGCATCAGCAGACACGAGGATTCGCTATGTTTCCGATTTTAGTGGTCTTTCTGAGAAGTTGGACTTGCTTGTCTGTTTTGAGACCTGCGAGCATTTGTCCGACGATCAATTGAACGCGTTCTTGGAGGAGGGCGCAAAATCACTTCGCTCGACCGGGACGCTGATCGTGTCTGTACCGATCATGATGGGCCCAGTACTTCTCCTGAAGGAGCTTAACCGAGCATTCCTCTTCAGAAGAAAGTCCGACTACTCACTCAGCGAATTGATTGCGGGCACCTTTGCCCGCCCAGTTGAGCGCGCAGCCAATCGCTTGCCGACACATAAAGGCTTCGATTTTCGCTGGCTTCGTCAAATGATTTCTCAGTACTTCACAGTCGAGGAGGAATTCTATTCCCCCCTCCCTCTGCCTTGGTGGGCCAATTCCCAAGTTTTCCTAGTATGCCGCCCGGGCGCAAGTTAG
- a CDS encoding glycosyltransferase family 4 protein yields the protein MAIGQIPPPVDGLAYITSEYIKLLAEDHEVTVLNISPKVAKRGVTYHLSRTFTVLFASVHLVLNAWRANRACYMPCQSDFGLVYTIYLLALARLFKYPTYLHHHNFGYINEKRRIMALALRAGGPQVVHIFLCERMRKRFSETYRKPERSLVISNAAFVLPQANQAHPSPGAPLRIGLLSNLNREKGLYLFLDLLRAGREQGLNIQGMLAGPLDEHRDGSAVEAAQKELGESLKYAGPLYADDKLRFYESIDVFVFPTIYANEAQPTVIYEALAAGNLVIAYERGCIASQVGEKGLIIPQNEPFVPSALAWLHDLHANREKLKSRVSLAKSTEDMHATERARARAALALPSSVL from the coding sequence GTGGCGATCGGCCAGATACCGCCACCCGTGGATGGGCTTGCCTATATCACGTCAGAATACATCAAGCTCCTTGCGGAGGATCACGAGGTCACGGTGCTGAACATCTCGCCGAAAGTGGCCAAGCGCGGCGTCACGTATCATTTGTCCAGAACGTTCACGGTTCTTTTTGCATCAGTGCATCTCGTGTTGAATGCGTGGAGAGCCAATCGCGCGTGCTACATGCCATGTCAGAGCGATTTCGGTCTTGTCTACACTATTTATCTTCTAGCCCTCGCGCGTCTGTTTAAGTACCCCACCTACCTGCATCATCACAATTTCGGATACATCAACGAGAAGCGGCGAATCATGGCACTTGCTCTTCGTGCAGGCGGCCCGCAGGTCGTTCACATCTTCCTGTGCGAGCGTATGCGAAAGCGCTTCAGCGAGACCTATCGGAAGCCCGAGCGGTCCCTCGTGATTTCGAATGCGGCGTTCGTCTTACCCCAAGCCAATCAAGCCCATCCCTCGCCTGGCGCGCCGCTCAGGATTGGGCTTCTGAGCAATCTTAATCGCGAAAAGGGCCTTTATCTGTTTCTCGATCTATTGCGCGCGGGGCGCGAGCAGGGCTTGAACATCCAGGGAATGCTTGCTGGACCGTTGGATGAACATAGGGACGGGAGCGCCGTCGAGGCAGCACAAAAAGAGCTTGGCGAGTCCCTCAAATATGCTGGCCCCCTTTACGCTGATGACAAACTCAGGTTTTACGAGTCGATCGACGTGTTTGTGTTTCCGACCATTTATGCCAACGAGGCGCAGCCGACAGTTATTTATGAAGCTCTTGCCGCGGGCAACCTCGTCATCGCGTACGAGAGAGGCTGCATTGCATCGCAGGTTGGAGAGAAGGGCCTAATCATCCCGCAAAACGAGCCCTTCGTGCCCTCAGCCTTGGCTTGGCTGCACGATCTTCACGCGAACCGCGAGAAACTTAAATCTCGAGTTTCGCTGGCCAAGAGCACGGAAGATATGCACGCCACAGAGAGGGCAAGGGCGCGGGCGGCTCTGGCGCTCCCTTCCTCGGTCTTATAG
- a CDS encoding glycosyltransferase, whose translation MKIAIWHNILWSRYKAVVFSSVYRQAQATNIKVNFYQIAETDTNRTSLSPVDQSWHQYPFTLLFKGASSEIPALKLMWKAAKLTWRDPADVTILAGYERPVVWIQALVLSLRGRPFALFCDSTLFDQPQTFWKGIAKRIIFNWASGIFSYGIRAKEYVNYYGVPSSRSFIRCQAAALPREYSAQLALEERITSADIDSPPRFLYVGRLSTEKSLDHLILAFKQALGSNPRAHLVIVGKGPSEPQLRKLVAELGIQEQVLFEGSKFDSELFNEYSKATCLVLPSHGEPWGLVVNEALSYGCPVIVSHRCGCVPELVVEGKTGFSFEWGNVAQLAERMNAAPAAFADIANTARACLDHIARFNPDLAGRSILDGCKAIQNARLTRKLKD comes from the coding sequence ATGAAGATCGCGATTTGGCACAACATTCTGTGGTCCCGCTACAAGGCCGTCGTCTTTTCTTCGGTCTACCGCCAGGCCCAAGCTACAAATATCAAAGTCAACTTCTATCAGATCGCCGAAACGGACACGAACCGAACCAGCCTGTCCCCGGTGGATCAGAGCTGGCACCAGTATCCATTTACGCTGCTGTTCAAAGGAGCATCATCGGAAATTCCGGCCCTGAAGCTGATGTGGAAAGCAGCCAAATTGACTTGGCGAGATCCAGCCGACGTGACGATCCTCGCAGGATATGAACGACCCGTTGTTTGGATCCAAGCTCTTGTCCTGAGCCTGAGAGGTCGCCCCTTCGCGTTGTTCTGTGATTCCACACTTTTCGACCAACCCCAAACCTTTTGGAAAGGCATAGCCAAACGCATCATCTTCAACTGGGCGAGCGGGATATTTTCGTATGGTATACGTGCCAAAGAGTACGTGAACTACTATGGTGTTCCAAGCAGCAGGAGCTTTATTCGATGCCAGGCGGCGGCTTTGCCAAGGGAATACTCAGCGCAGCTTGCTCTTGAGGAACGGATCACAAGCGCAGACATCGACAGCCCTCCGCGATTTCTGTACGTAGGGCGCCTTTCTACCGAGAAGTCTCTGGATCATCTCATTTTGGCATTCAAGCAGGCACTTGGATCAAACCCTCGTGCGCACTTAGTCATCGTAGGAAAAGGGCCTTCAGAGCCACAGCTGCGCAAACTTGTTGCAGAACTCGGCATTCAAGAACAGGTTCTCTTCGAGGGTTCAAAGTTTGATTCTGAGCTCTTCAATGAATATTCGAAGGCGACCTGCTTGGTTCTGCCAAGTCATGGTGAGCCTTGGGGCTTGGTCGTCAACGAGGCTCTTAGTTATGGCTGCCCGGTGATTGTTAGCCATCGTTGTGGGTGCGTTCCAGAATTGGTTGTCGAGGGGAAGACAGGTTTTTCCTTCGAATGGGGCAACGTGGCGCAACTTGCCGAGCGCATGAACGCTGCTCCTGCGGCTTTTGCCGACATCGCGAATACTGCACGAGCATGCCTTGATCATATCGCGCGGTTTAACCCTGATTTAGCCGGCCGCTCTATTCTCGACGGATGCAAAGCGATTCAAAATGCTCGGCTCACACGTAAGTTGAAGGACTGA
- a CDS encoding class I SAM-dependent methyltransferase has product MTYIQYGCGYSAPDEWLNFDSSPTIRLEKLPLVGRFVRKNAMRFPENIVVGDIVAGLPVPDNSADGVYASHVLEHLARTDFEIALRNTFRILKPGGLFRLVVPDLEERARRYLQQLDSSSSSANDWFMRATYLGLEQRPSSLVQKVSRALGGSLHHWMWDYVSMHAQLERSGFVNIRRCSFGDSGDGMFKLVEESKRFHDPVNQIRELAVEAQKPSS; this is encoded by the coding sequence ATGACCTACATACAATATGGCTGTGGCTACTCTGCTCCTGACGAGTGGTTGAACTTTGATTCCTCTCCAACGATTCGGCTGGAGAAGCTGCCACTGGTTGGACGATTTGTACGCAAGAACGCGATGCGTTTTCCCGAGAACATCGTGGTCGGAGACATCGTTGCCGGTCTTCCCGTGCCAGACAATTCTGCTGACGGTGTGTACGCTAGTCACGTCCTTGAGCACTTGGCTCGAACGGATTTTGAGATCGCACTGCGAAATACGTTCCGGATACTAAAGCCCGGCGGGCTGTTCCGCTTAGTGGTGCCAGACCTCGAGGAGCGGGCACGTCGATACCTTCAACAACTTGACAGCAGCTCCTCAAGCGCAAACGATTGGTTTATGCGAGCAACATATTTGGGGCTGGAACAAAGACCTTCGTCGCTGGTCCAAAAAGTCAGTCGAGCCTTAGGCGGCAGTCTGCACCATTGGATGTGGGACTACGTCTCAATGCACGCTCAGCTTGAGCGGTCGGGTTTTGTCAATATTCGCCGATGCTCGTTTGGCGACAGCGGCGACGGTATGTTCAAATTGGTTGAAGAGTCCAAGCGCTTCCACGATCCGGTTAACCAGATTCGAGAGCTCGCCGTAGAAGCACAAAAGCCTAGCAGTTAA
- a CDS encoding glycosyltransferase, translating into MVESWSPFGVTSDSSRRVAHAIAFNHSQILVSPMTRRANSISVIIPSYNAGPYLAATLQSVLAQGADDVEVILVDGNSTDNTLEVASAFSSKLCIKIVSEPDHGQLDAMQKGVRLASGDIVFWLNADDIVMPGAFAEVRAAFAAHDIDFVYSDDVAFREEDRGYYYSPTIRGLSDHDHFLFYRQLYSDCVYWKRAITRYLPEEAYGLRLYTDYAFFLRLRWGRRGRWIKKRLGAFRIREDQVSAKFRSRKREEYERVKMMHRDYIGLSRRAFIVARFAYWSWFFIRQQLRPQLERATRRAIRFLTKDRKRAREAHFFYSAWLLPKGSERPL; encoded by the coding sequence ATGGTTGAGAGTTGGAGCCCATTTGGCGTTACTTCTGATAGTTCTCGTCGCGTTGCTCATGCAATCGCGTTCAACCACTCGCAAATTCTGGTGTCGCCCATGACTCGTCGGGCTAATTCAATTAGCGTGATTATACCCTCTTACAACGCAGGTCCGTACCTTGCTGCAACACTCCAGTCTGTCTTAGCGCAAGGAGCTGACGACGTTGAAGTGATCCTCGTTGATGGGAACAGTACTGACAACACTTTGGAGGTGGCATCAGCGTTCTCCTCAAAGTTGTGTATCAAAATCGTGTCCGAGCCCGATCATGGGCAGCTCGATGCAATGCAGAAGGGGGTTCGTCTCGCGAGTGGAGACATTGTCTTTTGGCTAAATGCGGATGATATCGTTATGCCTGGAGCGTTCGCCGAGGTGCGGGCCGCCTTCGCGGCTCACGACATCGATTTTGTCTATTCGGATGACGTTGCCTTTAGAGAAGAAGATAGAGGCTACTACTATAGCCCAACCATACGGGGACTCTCCGATCATGATCATTTTCTTTTCTATCGGCAATTGTATTCGGATTGTGTGTATTGGAAGCGTGCCATTACTCGGTATCTGCCTGAGGAGGCGTATGGGTTGCGGCTCTATACGGATTATGCCTTCTTTCTTCGCCTTCGTTGGGGACGAAGAGGGCGGTGGATTAAGAAGCGACTCGGAGCGTTTCGCATTCGGGAAGATCAGGTTTCGGCAAAATTTAGATCCCGTAAGCGAGAAGAGTATGAGCGAGTAAAGATGATGCACCGAGACTACATTGGGCTATCCAGGAGAGCATTCATTGTTGCGCGGTTCGCCTACTGGTCTTGGTTCTTCATTCGTCAGCAGCTGCGGCCCCAACTTGAGCGTGCCACCCGGCGCGCGATCAGATTCTTGACCAAGGATCGAAAGCGCGCACGTGAAGCGCATTTCTTCTACTCGGCATGGCTACTTCCCAAAGGAAGTGAGAGGCCCTTATGA
- a CDS encoding lipopolysaccharide biosynthesis protein yields the protein MLARALSFVSVLLFAHAMTPAEFGIYAFLQASTSVIVVFATLNLPTPITVVLARGGGARLKLENTILVGAVLSSILLSALVSASSYSFAFPDVSLNSEELVYFIVLTGMNSLQILTGAALIARGRHVQSALAALMTTSTVCLGLTLMSDVSLVEALRLAAVSATIGGVTSIFMVLSGGLHYDFGGAVDSLRKFLKRSGTSILIFSLLSFCGSLSFQFGLWFLQRQLLVNGGAEQAATFAIGNQFYNIVLFLPGIFGPLLLRRLSRTREEHQLRLALCAGAAAVGVSILGIIVFILMSPLILMLLPSKYQIDAEPLVLSIVAGAIMFAKAPLSVFFQARVSAGAEVLASVVGSVVLVIGAWIPVLVVNATQSLWLRVGAHLALLLIVLVALLMQSRSTTRKFWCRP from the coding sequence ATGTTGGCACGTGCGCTTAGCTTTGTCAGCGTTCTGCTGTTCGCTCATGCCATGACCCCCGCGGAATTCGGGATCTATGCCTTCCTCCAAGCTTCTACCAGCGTCATTGTCGTTTTTGCCACATTGAACCTCCCAACGCCGATAACAGTCGTTCTCGCCCGGGGGGGGGGGGCGCGCCTGAAGCTTGAGAACACAATCTTAGTTGGTGCTGTATTGAGTTCAATCTTGCTCTCAGCTTTGGTCTCGGCCTCCTCCTATTCGTTCGCGTTCCCCGATGTTTCTCTCAATTCGGAAGAGTTGGTTTATTTCATTGTACTCACGGGAATGAACAGCTTGCAGATACTCACCGGAGCTGCGCTGATTGCACGCGGGCGGCACGTACAAAGCGCCTTGGCTGCGCTTATGACTACTTCGACAGTTTGTCTCGGACTCACCTTGATGTCTGACGTCTCTCTAGTGGAGGCGCTTCGTCTCGCAGCTGTTTCAGCGACGATTGGCGGAGTTACATCGATATTTATGGTTCTTTCCGGTGGGCTTCACTACGATTTTGGAGGTGCTGTTGATTCGCTTAGAAAATTTCTGAAGCGCAGCGGAACGAGCATTTTGATCTTCTCGTTGCTTTCATTCTGCGGCTCCTTGTCGTTCCAGTTTGGGCTTTGGTTCTTGCAGAGACAGCTGCTCGTCAATGGCGGCGCGGAGCAAGCTGCTACGTTTGCAATCGGTAATCAATTCTATAACATTGTTTTGTTCCTTCCTGGAATATTTGGCCCTTTGCTACTACGGCGTCTCAGTAGGACGCGTGAAGAACATCAGCTGCGTTTAGCATTGTGCGCGGGAGCTGCAGCTGTTGGCGTTAGTATTCTCGGGATAATCGTCTTCATTCTGATGAGCCCATTGATCTTGATGCTCTTGCCTAGCAAGTACCAAATCGATGCAGAGCCGCTTGTGTTGTCGATTGTGGCGGGCGCCATTATGTTCGCAAAAGCGCCCCTTTCGGTGTTTTTTCAAGCTCGGGTCTCAGCCGGTGCTGAGGTGCTCGCCTCCGTAGTCGGTAGCGTAGTGCTCGTGATCGGTGCGTGGATTCCGGTGTTAGTTGTGAACGCAACTCAATCATTATGGTTGAGAGTTGGAGCCCATTTGGCGTTACTTCTGATAGTTCTCGTCGCGTTGCTCATGCAATCGCGTTCAACCACTCGCAAATTCTGGTGTCGCCCATGA